The window GATACTGAGCTTTCTCTCAATGACTATTGTTTTAAAATTAGCTGCCGCGAGATCTGAAGCCGCGACCAGACCTGAAGGACCGGCACCTACAATAACGACGTCACAATTTAGTGAGTCCAGAAGCTTGTTGGTGTAAGTCTTTATTATAGCTTCGGTTACTATTTTCTCATCCAATGGCATTTCGTTTCTCCTTAGAATTCAGGACATATTAAGGGTGATGATGATTTTAGATCTACTTTTTATTCATTATATTACTGCAATTTCTCTACATCTGCTTTATTTCTTAACCAATCTGACTATCGAGGTCAAGACTATTCTTTTTATAGGATTAAAATTAAGCAGGGGTTGACCATTTTTAATTTGTCCCGTATAATGAGTTTCCTTAAATAGAAACAGAAGGCGTTTTATGTATTGAATGTATTTGATACGGTTTTAAACATGAATAAGCGTCAGACGGTTAGCATCTGTGCTGGCGAAAACTTGAAGGAGGTAGGGTAGATGTCATTAAATGAACTTAAACCGGCTAAGCTCTGGGAACATTTCGGGAAAATATGCGAAATTCCGCATTGTTCAGGTAATGAAGAAGAACTTGGCAATTATCTATTATCATTTGCCAAAGAAAAAGGCCTTGAAGCTGAAAAAGATGCGGCGGGCAACGTTGTAATCCGCGTACCGGCTACTGAGGGACATGAAGATGCGCCTGTAGTCGTTCTCCAGGGGCATCTTGATATGGTTTGTGAAAAAGACAACGATGCGGATCATGACTTCGCGAAAGATACAATCAAGACTGAAATCGACGGCGACTGGCTTACGGCTAAGGGTACGACACTGGGAGCTGACAATGGTGTCGGAGTAGCGGCGGCGCTTGCAGTAATTGATGAAGATGTTACTCACGGTCCTCTGGAGATACTCTCCACTGTAAGTGAGGAAGTTGGATTAATCGGCGCGGGCAAATTGGAGCCCGGATTCCTCAAGGGAAAGACATTGATGAATCTGGATAGCGAAGAGTTAGGAGCCGCTTATATCGGCTGTGCCGGAGGTGGTGACAGTGTTCTTAGACTGCCGCTTGAAAAAACCGATACACCGTCTGATTTGAAAGGAGTCTCTATAAGAGTAACGGGGCTTCGCGGAGGACACTCAGGAATAGATATTATTGAACAGAGGGGTAACGGTATTAAAATACTCACGAGGATCCTTTCAAAGATTTTCTGTGAGAAGGAAATCAGCATAACTTCCATTGAAGGCGGGAAGATGAGGAATGCCATTCCGAGGGAAGCGGTTGCTTTGGTAGCAGCTCAGAGCTCGGATATTGGAGAAATTGAAAAGATAGCTAAGAGCGAAGTTGAAACTATAGCTATAGAATTGGGGGGGCGCGAGAAGGGTCTTAAAGTCGTCGTCTCTTCAGAGGAGGCTCCTGATAAGGTTGTAACGAAGGAATCACAAAAAACTCTTCTTGACCTTCTGACTGCTCTTCCTCACGGCATCGAGGCTATGAACTATGATATAGAAGGGCTTGTGGAGACGTCAACCAACCTCGCAACCATTAAGATGGATGATAATACGGCCGTTATAGGTACATCAACACGAAGCTCGATTATCACAGCTTTAAACGCCCTGAGCGCGCGAATAGGCGCCGTCGGACGTCTTGCCGGTGCCGAAGTTCAGGAGGAAGCGCCTTATCCGGGGTGGATGCCTGATCTTGATTCAAAGATCCTCGGTGTAGTAAAAGATGTACATAAAAGGGAATTTGGAGAGGAGCCCGAGATGAAAGCTATTCACGCCGGTCTGGAATGCGGAATAATCGGCGAGAAATTCCCGGGTATGGATATGGTTTCATTCGGCCCGTGGATAGAGCACCCTCATTCACCGGAAGAGAGAGTTAACATCCCTTCCGTTGAGTCATTCTGGAAGCTTCTCACCGCGGTGCTCGAAGAAATGGCATAGAGATATAACGGAATTTAAGATGAATTATTGCCTTGCCGGAGTCCGGATTTGCCGCCGGTACTCCGGCAATACGGCGATTATTCCGGGTTGGTTGTCATTAGGTTTACAGAGAGTACGACAGGTGTTTATTGTTGAAACTTAAGGGCTTGACTTTGTTCTTTGAGTTATTATTATTATTTAAAATTACATTAAAGGGATGTGGCTCAATTGGCAGAGCATCGGTCTCCAAAACCGGCGGTTGCAGGTTCGAGTCCTGCCATCCCTACTTTTTATTATCTCTTCCATTGGATTTAAATTTGAAAAGGATATGAGGAGGTAGTGAATGCCAAAAAAGAGGGTCACCAGCGGTATGCGGCCTACAGGCAGTCTCCACCTGGGGAATCTACTGGGAGCGCTTGACAATTGGGTTTCCCTGCAGGATGAATATGACTGTTATTTTTTCATAGTTGACTGGCATTCTCTAACGACGCCTGGAGGCGGCGGCGCTGTTGGATATGAAAATCTTGATGGTTTGAGAGATAATATCAATGAAATAGCGATAGACTGGGTTTCGGCGGGCCTCGATCCGGACAAATGTTCCATCTTTGTTCAGTCCTTTGTTCCTGAAGTAGCGGAACTCAACTTGATTTTTTCAATGGTTACGCCTCTCGGCTGGTTGGAACGCAATCCTACATACAAAGATATGGTAAAGAATTACGGGATAGAATCTCCGAGCTACGGACTACTTGGATATCCAACACTGCAGTCCGCGGACATTCTTCTCTATAAGGGAGATTTAGTGCCCGTTGGGAAAGATCAGGAAGCTCATATCAATATGACAAAAGATCTGGCCGCCAGATTCAACAATCTCTACGGCAGGGATGTCTTTCCCCTCACAAAATCACTTCTTACCAAAGTTCCGAAAGTGCCTGGAATTGACAGCGTAGATAAGAAGATGAGTAAGAGCTCCGGGAATCATATAGCTCTTTCCCTCGGGGAGGAAGAAACCACTAAAAAGATTAAGAGCATGTTTACAGACCCCGTTAAGATAAGGAAAGATGACGCCGGCCATCCTGACGGATGTGTTGTCTTCGCGTTTCACAAAATATATAACAATGAAAATCTCGGCGGTATACGTTCCGAGTGCGAAGCGGGCGAAAGAGGATGCGTTGACTGCAAAATGCAGCTCGCGGCTAAAATGAATGAAGCGCTGCGCCCGATAAGAGAAAAAAGAAAATACTTTGAACAAAAACCGGAAATAATCACCGATATTTTAGAATCCGGCGCGTCCAATGCCCGCCGGATAGCTGCAGGGACACTTGAAGAAGTAAAAGAAGCTATGAAACTTCCAATCAGGAGGGGTGTTTAATGTCGGAGGCTATAGACTTTTTCATTTCTGAATTCAAAGATAAGATAAACAAAAAAAATAAGCCCGGCCGTTATTTCAGGCCTCGTCCCTATCGAAACGCGTCGGTCCGCTTCAGAAATTGTTCAATTGAAAATTTTGAAAAAAGGCGCGACCTTCTCGAAGGTGAAGCCGGACTGAACCCGTTTATATTCCGGTCTGATATGATCCCGGGTTGCGATCTGCTCTCCGATTCAGGCACTACCACAATGACAATGAGACAGTGGGCGGCGATGTTTCTGGGAGATGAGGCTTATGGCTCCAACGAGGGATATTTTGAACTTAAGAATCAGATTCCTGAGACTTTCGGCGAGGATTGGAAATGTGACGCAAGTTGTAAGTCGGGAGGAAATCTGTTTATTTTCCACCAGGGCAGGGCCGCGGAAAACGCCCTGTTTACTGTTTTGAAGCGTTTGATCACAAGTAAGGGAAAAACTAAACTGTCGAACGGTCTTCTGCCTAAATTAAAGAAACGTATTAAATCAAATTTACTAAGTGTCAGGCCCGGAGCAGACCGGTCGTCTGGTCCTTTGGTTATCATTCCGAGCAATTCGCATTTTGACACAACACAGGGCAATATTGAGGATAAAGGAATGGTCCCTGTAAACCTGCCTTGCCCGGAGCATCTGACAGACAGCCGCGGCAGTCACTTCAGGGGAAATATGGATACCGACGAGATCGAAAATTTACTGGAAAATGAAGGAGACAGGATCCCGCTTGTATATCTGACCATTACTAACAACACAGCCGGCGGGCAGCCGGTTTCCATGGCTAATATTAAAAAGATTCGAGAAACAACCGACCGTTTTAATATACCATTCTTCTTTGATGCCTGCAGATTTGCCGAGAACGCGTGGTTTATCAAAAAACATGAAGAGGGCTACTCTGGAAAGCGTATTTCTGAAATAGTGCATGAGATGTTCG of the Candidatus Krumholzibacteriota bacterium genome contains:
- a CDS encoding aminoacyl-histidine dipeptidase, producing MSLNELKPAKLWEHFGKICEIPHCSGNEEELGNYLLSFAKEKGLEAEKDAAGNVVIRVPATEGHEDAPVVVLQGHLDMVCEKDNDADHDFAKDTIKTEIDGDWLTAKGTTLGADNGVGVAAALAVIDEDVTHGPLEILSTVSEEVGLIGAGKLEPGFLKGKTLMNLDSEELGAAYIGCAGGGDSVLRLPLEKTDTPSDLKGVSIRVTGLRGGHSGIDIIEQRGNGIKILTRILSKIFCEKEISITSIEGGKMRNAIPREAVALVAAQSSDIGEIEKIAKSEVETIAIELGGREKGLKVVVSSEEAPDKVVTKESQKTLLDLLTALPHGIEAMNYDIEGLVETSTNLATIKMDDNTAVIGTSTRSSIITALNALSARIGAVGRLAGAEVQEEAPYPGWMPDLDSKILGVVKDVHKREFGEEPEMKAIHAGLECGIIGEKFPGMDMVSFGPWIEHPHSPEERVNIPSVESFWKLLTAVLEEMA
- the trpS gene encoding tryptophan--tRNA ligase; translation: MPKKRVTSGMRPTGSLHLGNLLGALDNWVSLQDEYDCYFFIVDWHSLTTPGGGGAVGYENLDGLRDNINEIAIDWVSAGLDPDKCSIFVQSFVPEVAELNLIFSMVTPLGWLERNPTYKDMVKNYGIESPSYGLLGYPTLQSADILLYKGDLVPVGKDQEAHINMTKDLAARFNNLYGRDVFPLTKSLLTKVPKVPGIDSVDKKMSKSSGNHIALSLGEEETTKKIKSMFTDPVKIRKDDAGHPDGCVVFAFHKIYNNENLGGIRSECEAGERGCVDCKMQLAAKMNEALRPIREKRKYFEQKPEIITDILESGASNARRIAAGTLEEVKEAMKLPIRRGV
- a CDS encoding tryptophanase, which translates into the protein MSEAIDFFISEFKDKINKKNKPGRYFRPRPYRNASVRFRNCSIENFEKRRDLLEGEAGLNPFIFRSDMIPGCDLLSDSGTTTMTMRQWAAMFLGDEAYGSNEGYFELKNQIPETFGEDWKCDASCKSGGNLFIFHQGRAAENALFTVLKRLITSKGKTKLSNGLLPKLKKRIKSNLLSVRPGADRSSGPLVIIPSNSHFDTTQGNIEDKGMVPVNLPCPEHLTDSRGSHFRGNMDTDEIENLLENEGDRIPLVYLTITNNTAGGQPVSMANIKKIRETTDRFNIPFFFDACRFAENAWFIKKHEEGYSGKRISEIVHEMFGYVDGFHISLKKDGLVNMGGAVVLKEGGRFTEKYPDFKEELTNYQIMTEGHPTYGGLAGRDLKAIVEGLRVVIRQDYLDMRINQVKRLADRLTADGIPIIEPAGGHAVYINIDKFFDGIKTEDFMGISIAALLLIAGHRVCELGTYAFGRYKNGKELPPDPRVNYVRAAVPRLAYEDADLMAFAEAVKVLFAGRDRVPGVNVEYGRDLPLRHFKSRFSFKK